In Rattus norvegicus strain BN/NHsdMcwi chromosome 1, GRCr8, whole genome shotgun sequence, a genomic segment contains:
- the Ddx18l1 gene encoding ATP-dependent RNA helicase DDX18-like: MVIVLNLVIDFRLGTAHVHMSLGADGWATRQHVAVTDEKRNAKLRQRNLKLQEASDRSLSQPENGDVPEEPEKGGKAKKALKHSVTAGSAEAQSGGVPEETVENARVKKSPQKLSILTNGEAAAMPSTDPELKKKRKIGNDAEPDTKKAKTEESTEAREEPEDGVNENTLKAIEEMGFKHMTEIQHKSIRPLLEGRDLLAAAKTGSGKTLTFLIPVIELIVKLKFMPRNGTGVLILSPTRELAMQTFGVLKELRTHHVHTYGLIMGGSNRSAEVQKLLNGINIVLATPGRLLDHMQNTPGFTYKNLQCLVIDEADRILDVGFEEELKQIIKLLPARRQTMLFSATQTRKVEDLARISLKKEPLYMGVDDNKEVATVDGLEQGYVVYPSEKRFLLLFTFLKNREKKVMVFSSCMLVKYHYELLNYIDLPVLAIHGQQKQNKRTTTFFQFCNADSGILLCTDVAARGLDIPEMDWIVQYDPPDDPKEYIHRVGRTAQGLNGRGHSLLILGPEELGFLRYLKQSKFPLSQFDFSWSKVSDIQSPLEKLIEKNYFLHKSAQEAYKSYIRAYDSHSLKQIFNVNNLNLPQVALSFGFKVPPFVDLNVSSHSSKLKKRGGGGGFGYQKTKKVEKSKIFKHISKKPAGRRQFSH, encoded by the exons atggtGATCGTTTTAAATCTAGTGATAGACTTCCGACTCGGAACTGCGCATGTGCATATGTCGCTCGGTGCAGACGGCTGGGCAACTCGGCAACATGTCGCAGTTACAGATGAGAAGCGGAATGCCAAGCTGCGGCAACGGAACCTGAAGCTGCAAGAAGCATCAGACAGGAGCCTGTCACAGCCTGAAAATGGAGATGTGCCTGAAGAACCAGAAAAAGGTGGAAAAGCTAAAAAGGCCCTGAAGCATTCTGTGACTGCGGGCTCAGCAGAAGCACAAAGTGGAGGCGTGCCGGAGGAGACTGTGGAAAATGCCAGAGTTAAAAAA tcaccccaAAAACTTAGCATTTTAACCAATGGAGAAGCAGCAGCAATGCCGTCTACAGATCCAGAactaaagaagaagaggaaaattgGAAATGACGCTGAGCCTGataccaaaaaagcaaaaactgaaGAAAGCACGGAGGCTCGTGAGGAACCAGAAGACGGCGTCAATGAGAACACCCTGAAGGCCATAGAAGAAATGGGCTTCAAGCACATGACAGAGATCCAGCATAAAAGTATCAGGCCACTTCTGGAAGGCAGGGATCTTCTGGCGGCTGCGAAAACTGGCAGCGGCAAGACCCTCACTTTCCTCATCCCTGTGATCGAGCTCATTGTCAAACTGAAGTTCATGCCCAGGAATGGAACAGGAGTCCTGATTCTCTCTCCTACCAGAGAACTGGCCATGCAGACCTTTGGTGTGCTTAAGGAACTGAGGACACACCACGTTCACACGTACGGGCTGATCATGGGTGGCAGTAACAGGTCTGCTGAAGTGCAGAAGCTTCTCAATGGGATCAACATCGTCCTGGCCACCCCAGGCCGGCTCCTAGACCACATGCAGAACACACCAGGGTTTACGTACAAGAACCTGCAGTGTCTGGTTATCGATGAGGCTGACCGTATCTTGGATGTTGGGTTTGAAGAAGAATTAAAGCAGATCATTAAACTTTTGCCAGCACGTAGGCAAACCATGCTCTTCTCTGCCACACAAACTCGAAAAGTTGAAGACTTGGCAAGAATTTCTCTGAAAAAAGAGCcactgtacatgggcgttgacgACAACAAAGAGGTTGCCACAGTGGATGGTCTTGAGCAGGGGTATGTTGTTTATCCCTCTGAGAAGAGGTTCCTTCTGCTTTTCACATTCCTTAAGAACCGGGAGAAGAAAGTGATGGTCTTTTCATCCTGTATGTTAGTGAAATACCACTATGAGCTGCTGAACTACATTGACCTGCCTGTCTTGGCCATCCATGGACAGCAAAAGCAAAATAAGCGAACAACCACGTTCTTCCAATTCTGCAACGCAGATTCGGGAATACTGCTATGCACCGATGTGGCGGCCAGAGGGCTGGACATCCCTGAAATGGACTGGATTGTTCAGTACGACCCTCCCGATGACCCCAAGGAATACATTCATCGGGTCGGCAGAACAGCCCAGGGCCTGAATGGAAGAGGGCACTCCCTGCTCATCCTGGGCCCTGAAGAGCTGGGTTTCCTTCGTTACTTGAAACAATCCAAGTTTCCATTGAGTCAGTTTGACTTCTCCTGGTCTAAAGTTTCTGATATTCAGTCTCCACTGGAAAAACTGATCGAAAAGAACTACTTTCTGCACAAGTCTGCCCAGGAAGCGTACAAATCCTACATACGGGCATATGACtc CCACTCTCTCAAGCAGATCTTCAATGTCAACAACTTAAATTTGCCTCAAGTTGCTCTGTCTTTTGGttttaaggtccctccctttgttGATCTGAATGTGAGCAGCCACAGCAGCAAGCTTAAAAAGAGAGGTGGTGGCGGGGGATTCGGCtaccagaaaacaaagaaagtggAGAAGTCCAAGATCTTTAAACACATCAGTAAGAAGCCAGCAGGCCGCAGGCAGTTCTCCCACTGA
- the Zfp82 gene encoding zinc finger protein 82 isoform X2 yields MAVSVMFSDVSVVFSKEEWDCLDLDQRTLYRDVMMENYHNVLSLAGCFISKPDVISLLEQGKEPWKRRRCPDSGVKDETHQLFSENGVYAVSLSQWKIMERIGNSGLKSLLLKHEWASRRRQERQEGSREGYLSQVKHTSERVSSSEKCTLTTRQRIPSVEKPYECDACGKAFRVRQQLTFHHRIHTGEKPYECKECGMAFRQTAHLTRHQRLHSGEKLYECKECGQAFIYGPDLRAHQKLHTGEKPYACKECGKAFRVRGQLTLHQRIHTGEKPYVCKECGKAFRQYAHLTRHQKLNVADRLYACKECGKDFLCGSGLRVHHKLHTGEKPYECKDCGKAFRVRQQLTLHQRIHTGEKPYECNECGKTFSRGYHLILHHRIHTGEKPYECKECWKAFSRYSQLISHQSIHIGVKPYDCKECGKAFRLLSQLTQHQSIHAGEKPYTCKECGKSFRLRQKLTLHQSIHTGEKPFECKECRKAFRLNSSLIQHLRIHSGEKPYECKECKKAFRQHSHLTHHLKVHSVQV; encoded by the exons ATGGCG GTGTCGGTGATGTTCAGCGATGTGTCCGTAGTCTTCTCGAAGGAGGAGTGGGACTGCCTGGACTTAGACCAGAGGACTCTGTACAGGGATGTGATGATGGAGAATTACCACAATGTGCTCTCACTAG CAGGATGCTTCATTTCTAAGCCAGATGTGATTTCCTTGCTGGAGCAAGGGAAAGAGCCCTGGAAAAGAAGACGGTGTCCGG attCGGGAGTGAAGGATGAGACCCACCAGTTGTTCTCAGAGAATGGTGTTTATGCAGTGAGTTTATCCCAGTGGAAGATAATGGAAAGAATCGGGAACAGTGGCCTGAAGAGCCTCTTGTTAAAACATGAGTGGGCGTCaagaagaagacaggaaagacaaGAGGGTTCTCGGGAGGGCTATCTCAGTCAGGTGAAACACACATCCGAAAGAGTGTCCTCGTCCGAAAAGTGCACATTGACTACACGGCAGAGGATCCCTTCTGTGGAGAAACCCTATGAGTGCGACGCCTGTGGGAAGGCGTTTCGAGTCCGCCAACAGCTCACTTTTCACCACAGAATCCACACCGGCGAGAAGCCCTATGAGTGTAAGGAGTGCGGGATGGCCTTCAGGCAGACCGCACACCTCACCAGGCACCAGAGGCTGCATTCCGGTGAAAAACTGTATGAATGTAAGGAGTGTGGGCAGGCTTTCATATATGGCCCAGACCTCAGAGCGCACCAGAAGCTTCACACCGGCGAGAAGCCCTACGCATGTAAAGAGTGCGGGAAGGCCTTCAGGGTACGGGGACAGCTCACTCTCCACCAGCGCATCCACACTGGGGAGAAGCCCTACGTGTGTAAGGAGTGTGGGAAGGCCTTCAGGCAGTACGCGCACCTCACCCGACATCAGAAGCTTAACGTGGCCGACAGACTCTATGCGTGCAAAGAGTGTGGGAAAGACTTTTTGTGTGGCTCTGGCCTTAGAGTTCATCACAAACTTCACACTGgggagaagccctatgaatgcaAGGACTGTGGGAAGGCGTTTAGAGTTCGACAACAGCTAACACTGCACCAGAGGATTCATACCGgggagaagccctatgaatgtaacgAGTGCGGGAAGACCTTCAGCCGGGGCTACCATCTAATTCTCCATCACAGAATCCATACTGGAGAAAAGCCTTACGAGTGCAAGGAGTGCTGGAAGGCCTTCAGCCGGTACTCCCAGCTTATTTCTCATCAGAGCATTCATATTGGGGTCAAACCCTATGACTGTAAagaatgtgggaaagccttcagaCTGCTCTCACAGCTCACACAGCATCAGAGTATCCACGCTGGGGAGAAGCCCTACACATGTAAGGAATGCGGGAAGTCTTTTAGATTGCGTCAGAAACTTACCCTACACCAGAGCATCCATACTGGTGAGAAGCCCTTCGAGTGTAAGGAGTGTAGGAAGGCCTTTCGACTCAATTCCTCTCTTATCCAACATCTGAGAATCCATTCTGGCGAGAAACCCTATGAGTGTAAGGAGTGTAAAAAGGCCTTCAGACAGCACTCACACCTCACCCATCATCTGAAGGTTCATAGTGTCCAAGTGTAA
- the Zfp82 gene encoding zinc finger protein 82 isoform X1: MARVSVMFSDVSVVFSKEEWDCLDLDQRTLYRDVMMENYHNVLSLGCFISKPDVISLLEQGKEPWKRRRCPDSGVKDETHQLFSENGVYAVSLSQWKIMERIGNSGLKSLLLKHEWASRRRQERQEGSREGYLSQVKHTSERVSSSEKCTLTTRQRIPSVEKPYECDACGKAFRVRQQLTFHHRIHTGEKPYECKECGMAFRQTAHLTRHQRLHSGEKLYECKECGQAFIYGPDLRAHQKLHTGEKPYACKECGKAFRVRGQLTLHQRIHTGEKPYVCKECGKAFRQYAHLTRHQKLNVADRLYACKECGKDFLCGSGLRVHHKLHTGEKPYECKDCGKAFRVRQQLTLHQRIHTGEKPYECNECGKTFSRGYHLILHHRIHTGEKPYECKECWKAFSRYSQLISHQSIHIGVKPYDCKECGKAFRLLSQLTQHQSIHAGEKPYTCKECGKSFRLRQKLTLHQSIHTGEKPFECKECRKAFRLNSSLIQHLRIHSGEKPYECKECKKAFRQHSHLTHHLKVHSVQV, encoded by the exons ATGGCCCGT GTGTCGGTGATGTTCAGCGATGTGTCCGTAGTCTTCTCGAAGGAGGAGTGGGACTGCCTGGACTTAGACCAGAGGACTCTGTACAGGGATGTGATGATGGAGAATTACCACAATGTGCTCTCACTAG GATGCTTCATTTCTAAGCCAGATGTGATTTCCTTGCTGGAGCAAGGGAAAGAGCCCTGGAAAAGAAGACGGTGTCCGG attCGGGAGTGAAGGATGAGACCCACCAGTTGTTCTCAGAGAATGGTGTTTATGCAGTGAGTTTATCCCAGTGGAAGATAATGGAAAGAATCGGGAACAGTGGCCTGAAGAGCCTCTTGTTAAAACATGAGTGGGCGTCaagaagaagacaggaaagacaaGAGGGTTCTCGGGAGGGCTATCTCAGTCAGGTGAAACACACATCCGAAAGAGTGTCCTCGTCCGAAAAGTGCACATTGACTACACGGCAGAGGATCCCTTCTGTGGAGAAACCCTATGAGTGCGACGCCTGTGGGAAGGCGTTTCGAGTCCGCCAACAGCTCACTTTTCACCACAGAATCCACACCGGCGAGAAGCCCTATGAGTGTAAGGAGTGCGGGATGGCCTTCAGGCAGACCGCACACCTCACCAGGCACCAGAGGCTGCATTCCGGTGAAAAACTGTATGAATGTAAGGAGTGTGGGCAGGCTTTCATATATGGCCCAGACCTCAGAGCGCACCAGAAGCTTCACACCGGCGAGAAGCCCTACGCATGTAAAGAGTGCGGGAAGGCCTTCAGGGTACGGGGACAGCTCACTCTCCACCAGCGCATCCACACTGGGGAGAAGCCCTACGTGTGTAAGGAGTGTGGGAAGGCCTTCAGGCAGTACGCGCACCTCACCCGACATCAGAAGCTTAACGTGGCCGACAGACTCTATGCGTGCAAAGAGTGTGGGAAAGACTTTTTGTGTGGCTCTGGCCTTAGAGTTCATCACAAACTTCACACTGgggagaagccctatgaatgcaAGGACTGTGGGAAGGCGTTTAGAGTTCGACAACAGCTAACACTGCACCAGAGGATTCATACCGgggagaagccctatgaatgtaacgAGTGCGGGAAGACCTTCAGCCGGGGCTACCATCTAATTCTCCATCACAGAATCCATACTGGAGAAAAGCCTTACGAGTGCAAGGAGTGCTGGAAGGCCTTCAGCCGGTACTCCCAGCTTATTTCTCATCAGAGCATTCATATTGGGGTCAAACCCTATGACTGTAAagaatgtgggaaagccttcagaCTGCTCTCACAGCTCACACAGCATCAGAGTATCCACGCTGGGGAGAAGCCCTACACATGTAAGGAATGCGGGAAGTCTTTTAGATTGCGTCAGAAACTTACCCTACACCAGAGCATCCATACTGGTGAGAAGCCCTTCGAGTGTAAGGAGTGTAGGAAGGCCTTTCGACTCAATTCCTCTCTTATCCAACATCTGAGAATCCATTCTGGCGAGAAACCCTATGAGTGTAAGGAGTGTAAAAAGGCCTTCAGACAGCACTCACACCTCACCCATCATCTGAAGGTTCATAGTGTCCAAGTGTAA
- the Zfp82 gene encoding zinc finger protein 82 isoform X3 has translation MAVSVMFSDVSVVFSKEEWDCLDLDQRTLYRDVMMENYHNVLSLGCFISKPDVISLLEQGKEPWKRRRCPDSGVKDETHQLFSENGVYAVSLSQWKIMERIGNSGLKSLLLKHEWASRRRQERQEGSREGYLSQVKHTSERVSSSEKCTLTTRQRIPSVEKPYECDACGKAFRVRQQLTFHHRIHTGEKPYECKECGMAFRQTAHLTRHQRLHSGEKLYECKECGQAFIYGPDLRAHQKLHTGEKPYACKECGKAFRVRGQLTLHQRIHTGEKPYVCKECGKAFRQYAHLTRHQKLNVADRLYACKECGKDFLCGSGLRVHHKLHTGEKPYECKDCGKAFRVRQQLTLHQRIHTGEKPYECNECGKTFSRGYHLILHHRIHTGEKPYECKECWKAFSRYSQLISHQSIHIGVKPYDCKECGKAFRLLSQLTQHQSIHAGEKPYTCKECGKSFRLRQKLTLHQSIHTGEKPFECKECRKAFRLNSSLIQHLRIHSGEKPYECKECKKAFRQHSHLTHHLKVHSVQV, from the exons ATGGCG GTGTCGGTGATGTTCAGCGATGTGTCCGTAGTCTTCTCGAAGGAGGAGTGGGACTGCCTGGACTTAGACCAGAGGACTCTGTACAGGGATGTGATGATGGAGAATTACCACAATGTGCTCTCACTAG GATGCTTCATTTCTAAGCCAGATGTGATTTCCTTGCTGGAGCAAGGGAAAGAGCCCTGGAAAAGAAGACGGTGTCCGG attCGGGAGTGAAGGATGAGACCCACCAGTTGTTCTCAGAGAATGGTGTTTATGCAGTGAGTTTATCCCAGTGGAAGATAATGGAAAGAATCGGGAACAGTGGCCTGAAGAGCCTCTTGTTAAAACATGAGTGGGCGTCaagaagaagacaggaaagacaaGAGGGTTCTCGGGAGGGCTATCTCAGTCAGGTGAAACACACATCCGAAAGAGTGTCCTCGTCCGAAAAGTGCACATTGACTACACGGCAGAGGATCCCTTCTGTGGAGAAACCCTATGAGTGCGACGCCTGTGGGAAGGCGTTTCGAGTCCGCCAACAGCTCACTTTTCACCACAGAATCCACACCGGCGAGAAGCCCTATGAGTGTAAGGAGTGCGGGATGGCCTTCAGGCAGACCGCACACCTCACCAGGCACCAGAGGCTGCATTCCGGTGAAAAACTGTATGAATGTAAGGAGTGTGGGCAGGCTTTCATATATGGCCCAGACCTCAGAGCGCACCAGAAGCTTCACACCGGCGAGAAGCCCTACGCATGTAAAGAGTGCGGGAAGGCCTTCAGGGTACGGGGACAGCTCACTCTCCACCAGCGCATCCACACTGGGGAGAAGCCCTACGTGTGTAAGGAGTGTGGGAAGGCCTTCAGGCAGTACGCGCACCTCACCCGACATCAGAAGCTTAACGTGGCCGACAGACTCTATGCGTGCAAAGAGTGTGGGAAAGACTTTTTGTGTGGCTCTGGCCTTAGAGTTCATCACAAACTTCACACTGgggagaagccctatgaatgcaAGGACTGTGGGAAGGCGTTTAGAGTTCGACAACAGCTAACACTGCACCAGAGGATTCATACCGgggagaagccctatgaatgtaacgAGTGCGGGAAGACCTTCAGCCGGGGCTACCATCTAATTCTCCATCACAGAATCCATACTGGAGAAAAGCCTTACGAGTGCAAGGAGTGCTGGAAGGCCTTCAGCCGGTACTCCCAGCTTATTTCTCATCAGAGCATTCATATTGGGGTCAAACCCTATGACTGTAAagaatgtgggaaagccttcagaCTGCTCTCACAGCTCACACAGCATCAGAGTATCCACGCTGGGGAGAAGCCCTACACATGTAAGGAATGCGGGAAGTCTTTTAGATTGCGTCAGAAACTTACCCTACACCAGAGCATCCATACTGGTGAGAAGCCCTTCGAGTGTAAGGAGTGTAGGAAGGCCTTTCGACTCAATTCCTCTCTTATCCAACATCTGAGAATCCATTCTGGCGAGAAACCCTATGAGTGTAAGGAGTGTAAAAAGGCCTTCAGACAGCACTCACACCTCACCCATCATCTGAAGGTTCATAGTGTCCAAGTGTAA
- the Zfp566 gene encoding zinc finger protein 566 isoform X1, with translation MAQVSVLFHDVYIDFSQEEWECLTEEQRDLYRDVMLENYSNLLSMVLESRCEAQKLFLKKELCEIEMAQWEIMRKLTRQNLQCSSLSGAREWNGHCERLRGSQERQFSELIINREDVPTLSHYPSLRLQQTVRSKEKYCASKENRQHCKHASLFSPHQIIRTTEKPYECKDCGKTFRHPSGLTHHHKIHTGKKPFECKECGKTFICGSDLTRHHRIHTGEKPYECKDCGKAFSSGSNFTRHQRIHTGEKPYECKECGKAFSSGSNFTQHQRIHTGEKPYECKECGNAFSQSSQLIKHQRIHTGEKPYECKECEKAFRSGSDLTRHQRIHTGEKPYECKICGKAYSQSSQLISHHRIHAGKKAYEDEDCGKSFKYDSQPVQHQNLYW, from the exons ATGGCTCAG GTGTCAGTACTGTTCCATGATGTGTACATAGACTTCTCTCAGGAGGAGTGGGAGTGCCTGACTGAGGAGCAGAGAGATTTATACAGAGATGTGATGTTGGAGAATTACAGCAACCTGCTTTCAATGG tcCTGGAGTCAAGATGTGAGGCCCAGAAACTCTTCCTGAAGAAGGAGCTGTGTGAGATAGAAATGGCGCAGTGGGAGATAATGAGGAAGCTCACCAGACAGAACCTTCAGTGCTCCAGTCTCAGCGGTGCCCGGGAATGGAACGGCCACTGCGAGAGACTGCGCGGATCTCAGGAGAGACAGTTCAGCGAACTGATCATCAACCGTGAAGACGTGCCCACTCTCAGTCATTATCCATCCCTCAGGCTGCAGCAGACTGTTAGGAGTAAAGAGAAATACTGTGCAAGTAAAGAAAATAGGCAACACTGTAAGCACGCCTCCCTGTTTTCTCCCCATCAGATCATTCGCACCACTGAGAAGCCGTACGAGTGTAAGGACTGTGGCAAGACCTTTAGGCACCCCTCGGGGCTCACCCACCATCACAAAATCCACACCGGAAAGAAACCGTTTGAGTGTAAGGAGTGTGGGAAGACGTTCATTTGCGGCTCAGACTTGACACGACATCACAGGATTCACACAGGTGAGAAGCCCTACGAGTGTAAGGACTGCGGAAAAGCCTTTAGTAGCGGCTCAAATTTCACTCGTCATCAGAGAATTCACACTGGTGAGAAGCCTTATGAGTGTAAAGAGTGTGGGAAGGCTTTTAGCAGTGGTTCCAATTTCACTCAACACCAGAggattcacactggagagaaaccctatgaatgtaaggaATGCGGCAATGCCTTCAGTCAGAGTTCACAGCTTATTAAACATCAAAGAATCCACACCGGCGAGAAGCCCTATGAGTGCAAGGAGTGTGAGAAGGCTTTCCGGTCTGGTTCTGACCTCACTAGACACCAGAGGatccatactggagagaaaccgtaTGAGTGTAAGATTTGTGGGAAAGCCTATTCTCAGAGCTCACAGCTCATCAGTCATCACAGAATTCACGCTGGTAAGAAAGCCTACGAGGATGAGGACTGTGGGAAGAGCTTTAAGTACGACTCACAGCCTGTTCAGCACCAGAACTTGTATTGGTGA
- the Zfp566 gene encoding zinc finger protein 566 isoform X2, with protein sequence MAQWEIMRKLTRQNLQCSSLSGAREWNGHCERLRGSQERQFSELIINREDVPTLSHYPSLRLQQTVRSKEKYCASKENRQHCKHASLFSPHQIIRTTEKPYECKDCGKTFRHPSGLTHHHKIHTGKKPFECKECGKTFICGSDLTRHHRIHTGEKPYECKDCGKAFSSGSNFTRHQRIHTGEKPYECKECGKAFSSGSNFTQHQRIHTGEKPYECKECGNAFSQSSQLIKHQRIHTGEKPYECKECEKAFRSGSDLTRHQRIHTGEKPYECKICGKAYSQSSQLISHHRIHAGKKAYEDEDCGKSFKYDSQPVQHQNLYW encoded by the coding sequence ATGGCGCAGTGGGAGATAATGAGGAAGCTCACCAGACAGAACCTTCAGTGCTCCAGTCTCAGCGGTGCCCGGGAATGGAACGGCCACTGCGAGAGACTGCGCGGATCTCAGGAGAGACAGTTCAGCGAACTGATCATCAACCGTGAAGACGTGCCCACTCTCAGTCATTATCCATCCCTCAGGCTGCAGCAGACTGTTAGGAGTAAAGAGAAATACTGTGCAAGTAAAGAAAATAGGCAACACTGTAAGCACGCCTCCCTGTTTTCTCCCCATCAGATCATTCGCACCACTGAGAAGCCGTACGAGTGTAAGGACTGTGGCAAGACCTTTAGGCACCCCTCGGGGCTCACCCACCATCACAAAATCCACACCGGAAAGAAACCGTTTGAGTGTAAGGAGTGTGGGAAGACGTTCATTTGCGGCTCAGACTTGACACGACATCACAGGATTCACACAGGTGAGAAGCCCTACGAGTGTAAGGACTGCGGAAAAGCCTTTAGTAGCGGCTCAAATTTCACTCGTCATCAGAGAATTCACACTGGTGAGAAGCCTTATGAGTGTAAAGAGTGTGGGAAGGCTTTTAGCAGTGGTTCCAATTTCACTCAACACCAGAggattcacactggagagaaaccctatgaatgtaaggaATGCGGCAATGCCTTCAGTCAGAGTTCACAGCTTATTAAACATCAAAGAATCCACACCGGCGAGAAGCCCTATGAGTGCAAGGAGTGTGAGAAGGCTTTCCGGTCTGGTTCTGACCTCACTAGACACCAGAGGatccatactggagagaaaccgtaTGAGTGTAAGATTTGTGGGAAAGCCTATTCTCAGAGCTCACAGCTCATCAGTCATCACAGAATTCACGCTGGTAAGAAAGCCTACGAGGATGAGGACTGTGGGAAGAGCTTTAAGTACGACTCACAGCCTGTTCAGCACCAGAACTTGTATTGGTGA